In Nitrospira sp., a single genomic region encodes these proteins:
- a CDS encoding glutathione S-transferase family protein, whose amino-acid sequence MTGRAQFPDEQSEAGEFKRQADAFRHWVTADGSSGYPAASGRYHLYVSWACPWAHRTVIVRRLKKLESVIGMTVVDPIRDERGWAFRDGPGHSVDALNGFHFLSEAYRATDPPYRGRVTVPVLWDTVTKRIVSNSDDDLMRMFNRTFDRFTESRIDLYPERLHREIDELNEFIYENVNDGVYRAGFATSQRVYEQAVRRLFDALDQLDARLNTSRYLFGEAFVESDWRLFVTLIRFDAVYHGHFKCNVRRIIDYPNLFAYLKDLYQTDGIADTVNFDHIKRHYYITHDDINPTRIVPLGPEQDLRAPHGRERLAPLS is encoded by the coding sequence ATGACTGGTCGAGCGCAATTCCCCGATGAACAGTCGGAGGCCGGCGAATTCAAGCGGCAAGCGGACGCCTTCCGCCATTGGGTGACGGCCGACGGAAGCTCCGGTTATCCTGCCGCAAGCGGCCGGTATCACTTGTATGTGTCCTGGGCCTGTCCCTGGGCGCACCGCACCGTCATCGTGCGCCGACTCAAGAAGCTGGAGTCGGTGATCGGCATGACGGTGGTGGACCCGATCCGCGACGAGCGCGGGTGGGCCTTTCGCGACGGCCCTGGCCACTCAGTCGATGCCCTGAACGGGTTTCACTTCTTGAGCGAGGCCTACAGGGCGACCGATCCTCCCTACCGGGGACGCGTCACCGTGCCCGTGCTCTGGGACACGGTAACCAAACGGATCGTCAGCAATTCAGACGACGATCTGATGCGGATGTTCAACCGGACGTTCGATCGGTTCACGGAGAGCCGGATCGATCTGTATCCAGAGCGGCTTCACAGAGAGATCGACGAGCTGAACGAGTTCATCTATGAGAACGTGAACGACGGAGTCTATCGCGCGGGGTTCGCTACCTCTCAGCGGGTCTATGAGCAGGCCGTGCGTCGCCTGTTCGACGCGCTGGACCAACTGGACGCCCGTCTAAACACCAGCCGCTACCTCTTTGGAGAGGCCTTTGTCGAATCGGATTGGCGCCTGTTTGTCACGCTCATCCGGTTCGACGCCGTGTATCACGGCCACTTCAAGTGCAACGTCAGGCGAATCATCGACTATCCCAATCTTTTTGCTTACCTCAAAGACCTCTACCAAACCGACGGAATCGCCGACACCGTCAATTTCGACCACATCAAGCGGCACTACTACATCACCCACGACGATATCAATCCGACGCGCATCGTGCCGCTGGGGCCTGAGCAGGATTTGAGGGCTCCGCACGGCCGCGAACGACTCGCGCCACTGTCCTGA
- a CDS encoding YbaK/EbsC family protein: MIIHRRLQSYLDSRKIPYQIVNHSVAYTAQEAAESLHVPGNLFAKVVVVKAGERFVMLVLPSNWRVELNHVADILECPHVRLATEEELAGLFPDCEIGSMPPFGNLYGMSVYVDGLLTHDEEIFFDAGSHVGAIKLRYRDFAELVQPQVAEFHREPTKLEY; encoded by the coding sequence ATGATCATTCACAGGAGGCTGCAAAGCTATTTGGACAGCCGGAAGATCCCCTACCAGATCGTCAACCATTCGGTCGCCTACACCGCACAAGAGGCGGCGGAGAGCCTTCACGTTCCGGGAAATCTGTTCGCGAAGGTCGTCGTCGTGAAGGCAGGCGAACGGTTCGTGATGTTGGTCCTGCCCTCGAACTGGAGGGTGGAGCTTAACCATGTGGCGGACATCCTGGAATGTCCTCACGTGCGGCTGGCGACGGAGGAGGAGCTGGCCGGCCTGTTTCCAGACTGCGAAATCGGCTCGATGCCGCCCTTCGGCAATCTCTACGGGATGTCCGTCTATGTCGATGGACTCCTGACGCACGACGAGGAGATTTTCTTCGACGCCGGCAGTCATGTGGGAGCGATCAAGCTGCGGTATCGGGATTTCGCCGAGCTGGTCCAACCGCAGGTGGCGGAGTTTCACCGGGAGCCGACAAAGCTGGAATACTAG
- a CDS encoding Fic family protein — MGGGIDEIRERTGDYGPPSGTPGKPGDHSSGSVGSTRYFDTAEGPKPYTEVAERLAVSLAIILLRIVDTDPATLEFTPEWLCLRHQELAGVLFPDWAGRFRDRNVQIGSHQPPPSYEVPVHMRLFCDDLAERLRHLRSGAADLHSIAELMAVADGRFQSIHPFRDFNGRVGRILLVALLHLLGLPPVEIVPAGQEFRRAYFAAPNDADQGNYARLTDMWVRRLAEAL, encoded by the coding sequence ATGGGTGGTGGAATCGATGAGATTCGAGAACGAACCGGTGACTATGGCCCGCCTTCAGGAACTCCTGGCAAACCAGGAGACCACTCGTCCGGCAGCGTAGGCTCAACCCGTTATTTCGATACGGCTGAAGGACCCAAGCCCTATACCGAAGTTGCTGAACGTCTGGCTGTATCGCTGGCGATCATCCTGCTTCGGATTGTCGATACCGATCCCGCTACCTTGGAGTTTACGCCTGAATGGCTCTGCCTCCGCCATCAAGAACTGGCCGGTGTGCTCTTCCCGGATTGGGCCGGACGGTTTCGCGATCGAAATGTTCAGATCGGGAGTCACCAGCCCCCGCCTTCTTATGAAGTACCGGTTCACATGCGGCTATTCTGCGACGATCTTGCGGAGCGGCTCCGGCATCTTCGATCCGGCGCCGCGGATTTGCACTCAATTGCCGAGTTGATGGCTGTGGCGGATGGACGGTTTCAATCCATCCATCCGTTTCGGGATTTCAATGGGCGAGTCGGACGCATTCTCCTGGTGGCTCTCCTCCATCTGCTCGGTCTGCCTCCGGTAGAGATTGTCCCGGCCGGACAGGAGTTTCGCCGGGCCTATTTCGCAGCGCCCAACGACGCCGATCAAGGGAACTATGCCCGGCTGACCGACATGTGGGTACGCCGTCTGGCAGAGGCCCTATAG